From one Microlunatus sp. Gsoil 973 genomic stretch:
- a CDS encoding glutamate ABC transporter substrate-binding protein has protein sequence MPNTKKFAALAAASLLTASLAACASDNGGGGGSSGDNDAVTIGIKFDQPGVGQQVGSDYKGFDVDVARYVVKELGYSKITFKEAPSAQRETLIQSGQVKMVVASYSITEERQQKVSFAGPYLVAGQDLLVRADDTSITGPDSLNGKKLCSVTGSTSAANVQEKFANKVQLQEYDTYSKCVDPIINGTLDAMTTDNTILAGYAAQPQYKGKLRLVGKPFSEENYGIGIKKGDTELCGKINDALDKMVSDGTWQKDLDANFGPANFKPDPAKNPPKHIPCS, from the coding sequence ATGCCCAATACGAAGAAGTTCGCGGCACTGGCCGCGGCGTCGTTGCTGACGGCCTCACTGGCCGCCTGTGCCAGCGACAACGGCGGCGGGGGCGGCAGCAGCGGAGACAACGACGCTGTCACCATCGGCATCAAGTTCGACCAGCCCGGTGTCGGCCAGCAGGTCGGCTCGGACTACAAGGGCTTCGATGTCGACGTCGCCCGGTACGTGGTCAAGGAACTCGGCTACTCCAAGATCACCTTCAAGGAGGCGCCGTCGGCTCAGCGGGAGACGCTGATCCAGAGCGGTCAGGTCAAGATGGTCGTGGCCAGCTACTCGATCACCGAGGAACGCCAGCAGAAGGTGTCCTTCGCCGGCCCGTACCTGGTCGCCGGACAGGATCTCCTGGTCCGTGCCGACGACACGTCGATCACCGGCCCGGACAGCCTGAACGGCAAGAAGCTTTGCTCGGTGACCGGCTCCACCTCGGCTGCGAACGTCCAGGAGAAGTTCGCGAACAAGGTGCAGTTGCAGGAGTACGACACCTACTCCAAGTGTGTCGATCCGATCATCAACGGCACCCTGGACGCCATGACGACCGACAACACCATCCTCGCCGGGTACGCCGCGCAGCCGCAGTACAAGGGCAAGTTGAGGCTGGTCGGCAAGCCGTTCAGCGAGGAGAACTACGGCATCGGCATCAAGAAGGGCGACACCGAACTCTGCGGCAAGATCAACGACGCGCTGGACAAGATGGTCAGCGACGGGACGTGGCAGAAGGACCTGGACGCCAACTTCGGCCCGGCGAACTTCAAGCCGGACCCGGCCAAGAACCCGCCGAAGCACATCCCCTGCAGCTGA
- a CDS encoding amino acid ABC transporter permease, which translates to MGQLAELISKYHVALAFWMTIKLTVFGGLGALIIGTLVAIFRVAPINVLRWIGTGYVNIIRNTPLTLIVFFFAFGVLNTLNISLADQQSPTSIADNNFRWGVVALSVYHASFVAEALRSGVNTVPQGQAEAARAIGLSFLPSLTQIILPQAFRGAIAPLGNTLVALTKNTTVVSTIGVAEISYQMKNMIEFSPQLLYAIFLLVAICFVVLTLPVGALFTYLSRRLAVQR; encoded by the coding sequence GTGGGCCAGCTAGCCGAGCTGATCAGCAAGTACCACGTCGCGCTGGCGTTCTGGATGACGATCAAACTGACCGTGTTCGGCGGCCTGGGTGCGCTGATCATCGGCACCCTCGTCGCGATCTTCCGGGTGGCGCCGATCAACGTGTTGCGCTGGATCGGCACCGGCTACGTCAACATCATCCGGAACACCCCGCTGACCCTGATCGTCTTCTTCTTCGCCTTCGGTGTGCTGAACACCCTCAACATCAGTCTCGCCGACCAGCAGTCCCCCACGTCGATCGCCGACAACAACTTCCGGTGGGGTGTCGTGGCACTGTCGGTCTATCACGCGTCCTTCGTCGCCGAAGCATTGCGCAGCGGCGTCAATACCGTGCCGCAGGGCCAGGCCGAGGCGGCCCGCGCGATCGGCCTCTCGTTCCTTCCCTCGCTGACCCAGATCATCCTGCCGCAGGCCTTCCGCGGGGCCATCGCCCCGCTGGGGAACACTCTGGTGGCGCTGACCAAGAACACCACCGTGGTGTCCACCATCGGCGTGGCCGAGATCTCCTACCAGATGAAGAACATGATCGAATTCAGTCCGCAGCTGCTGTACGCGATCTTCCTGCTGGTGGCGATCTGCTTCGTGGTGCTCACGCTGCCGGTCGGCGCACTGTTCACCTACCTGTCCCGGCGATTGGCGGTGCAGCGATGA
- a CDS encoding amino acid ABC transporter permease: MTAPTTVLFDAPGPKARVRHLIIGIVGLVVLLLILGLVIRGLANPRNNQLTAEKWSPFLQPSTWLDYLLPGLLSTLKAAGLAIVLSLVFGILLGIGRLSKIRVVSMVSGVFVEFFRSVPVLVMMLFAYYFALYVLHLASNQPFFGVVVGLVFYNSSVIAELIRSGVGSLPSGQREAGLAVGLTEGQAMWSILLPQAITAMLPSLISQLVVVLKDTALGYIIGYYDLVRGGQTFSTNFGNLIPTMLVMAAMFIVINYALTRIAQGVEHSLQRRGRAGGQPDESLPGELTQPPVVAQL; the protein is encoded by the coding sequence ATGACCGCACCGACAACAGTGCTGTTCGACGCGCCGGGTCCGAAGGCCCGGGTCCGGCATCTGATCATCGGCATCGTCGGACTCGTCGTACTGTTGCTGATCCTCGGCCTGGTGATCAGAGGCCTGGCCAATCCGCGGAACAACCAGCTCACCGCGGAGAAGTGGTCGCCGTTCCTGCAACCGTCGACCTGGCTGGACTACCTGCTGCCGGGACTGCTGTCGACCCTGAAGGCGGCCGGTCTGGCCATCGTGCTGTCGCTGGTCTTCGGCATCCTGCTCGGGATCGGCCGGCTGTCTAAGATCCGAGTGGTCTCGATGGTCAGCGGTGTGTTCGTCGAGTTCTTCCGATCCGTCCCGGTGCTGGTCATGATGCTGTTCGCCTACTACTTCGCGTTGTATGTGCTGCACCTGGCCTCCAACCAACCGTTCTTCGGCGTCGTCGTCGGGCTGGTGTTCTACAACTCGTCGGTGATCGCCGAACTGATCCGATCCGGGGTCGGGTCGCTCCCCAGCGGTCAGCGTGAGGCCGGCCTGGCCGTCGGCCTGACGGAGGGGCAGGCGATGTGGTCGATCCTGCTGCCGCAGGCGATCACGGCGATGCTGCCGTCGCTGATCAGCCAGCTGGTCGTTGTGCTCAAGGACACTGCGCTGGGCTACATCATCGGCTATTACGACCTGGTCCGCGGCGGGCAGACGTTCTCTACGAACTTCGGCAACCTGATTCCGACCATGCTGGTGATGGCGGCGATGTTCATCGTGATCAACTACGCCCTGACCAGGATCGCCCAAGGGGTCGAACATTCGCTGCAGCGCCGCGGCCGGGCCGGTGGCCAACCCGACGAGTCGCTCCCCGGTGAGCTGACCCAGCCGCCGGTGGTCGCCCAGCTGTGA